The Caldicellulosiruptor changbaiensis genome has a segment encoding these proteins:
- the ligA gene encoding NAD-dependent DNA ligase LigA has translation MSEFIKKRIRELVDLINYHDYKYYVEDNPEISDYEYDMLYRELVELEKQYPEYIFPDSPTQRVGGKVKEGFKEVVHRVPLLSLSNVFSEGELYDFDRRLRELLGTDDFNYVVEYKIDGLSVALEYENGLFVRGATRGDGNVGEDVTENLKTIRSIPLKLKDDINIVVRGEVFMPKDEFIKLNQEREENEEPLFANPRNAAAGSLRQLDPRITAQRKLDIFVFNVQWCEKELKTHDEALRYLKYLGFKVSPDYVVCSNIKEAYEAIKKVEEKRGLLPFEIDGAVVKLNQLALRDVAGSTAKSPRWAVAYKFPPEKKETKLIDIEVNVGRTGILTPTAVLEPVRISGSVVSRATLHNMDYIRQKDIRIGDTVIVQKAAEIIPEVVEVVFSKRTGNERIFEMPKKCPVCGADVIKFEDEVAYRCTGVECPAKSYRLILHFVSRDAMDITGMGEMIVKNLFERGLIKTPADIYDLKFDDLVNLERFGVKSTNNLLKAIEASKKRPLDRLIFALGIRHIGQKAAKTLAEHISSIDDLFTITEEELLKLPDFGEKMAKSVVTFFRQDQTKHLIERLKKAGVNTVAEKKAKSDILKGYTFVLTGALSKYSRSQAKEILESLGARVSESVSKKTTAVIVGEDPGSKLTKAQELNVKILYEQDFERLISAKSHEEVEKILME, from the coding sequence ATGAGTGAGTTTATTAAAAAGAGGATTCGAGAGCTTGTTGACCTTATAAATTATCACGATTATAAGTACTATGTTGAAGACAATCCAGAGATAAGCGACTATGAATATGATATGCTCTACAGGGAGCTTGTTGAGCTTGAAAAACAGTATCCAGAATATATCTTCCCTGACTCACCTACACAAAGGGTTGGCGGCAAGGTAAAAGAAGGGTTTAAAGAGGTGGTTCACAGGGTACCGCTTTTGTCACTTTCGAATGTGTTCAGTGAAGGGGAGCTTTATGACTTTGACAGGAGACTGAGAGAACTTCTTGGTACAGATGATTTCAATTATGTTGTTGAATACAAGATTGACGGGCTTTCTGTTGCGCTTGAGTATGAGAATGGTCTTTTTGTAAGAGGTGCAACACGCGGCGATGGCAATGTAGGTGAAGATGTTACTGAAAACCTAAAAACAATTAGGTCAATTCCATTAAAACTTAAAGATGATATAAACATAGTTGTGCGTGGCGAGGTATTCATGCCGAAAGACGAGTTTATCAAGCTTAATCAAGAAAGAGAAGAAAATGAAGAGCCGCTTTTTGCAAACCCACGAAATGCCGCAGCAGGGTCGCTTCGCCAGCTTGACCCCAGAATAACGGCACAGAGAAAGCTTGATATATTTGTTTTCAATGTTCAATGGTGTGAAAAAGAACTCAAAACTCACGATGAGGCGCTAAGGTATCTAAAATATTTAGGATTTAAAGTTTCACCTGACTATGTTGTTTGTAGCAACATAAAAGAGGCATATGAGGCAATCAAAAAGGTAGAAGAAAAAAGGGGGTTGCTTCCTTTTGAGATAGACGGTGCTGTTGTGAAGTTAAATCAATTAGCCCTGCGTGATGTGGCAGGCTCAACTGCAAAGTCGCCAAGATGGGCAGTTGCTTATAAATTCCCGCCAGAGAAAAAAGAGACAAAGCTTATAGACATTGAAGTAAATGTAGGTCGCACAGGGATTCTCACTCCAACTGCAGTACTTGAACCTGTTAGAATATCAGGGTCGGTTGTATCACGTGCAACCCTTCACAATATGGACTATATAAGGCAAAAGGATATCAGAATTGGTGACACAGTAATAGTTCAAAAAGCTGCGGAAATAATACCAGAGGTTGTTGAGGTTGTGTTTTCAAAGCGCACAGGAAATGAAAGGATTTTTGAGATGCCAAAAAAATGTCCTGTGTGCGGAGCAGATGTTATAAAGTTTGAAGATGAGGTTGCATACAGATGCACAGGTGTTGAGTGTCCTGCAAAGAGCTATAGGTTAATTTTGCACTTTGTATCGCGTGATGCAATGGACATTACTGGCATGGGCGAGATGATAGTAAAAAATCTATTTGAAAGGGGTTTAATCAAGACACCTGCTGATATTTATGATTTGAAGTTTGATGATTTAGTAAACCTTGAGAGATTTGGTGTCAAATCTACAAACAACTTATTAAAGGCTATAGAAGCATCTAAAAAACGGCCTCTTGACAGACTAATATTTGCCCTGGGTATAAGACACATTGGACAAAAGGCTGCAAAGACATTAGCAGAGCATATATCCTCAATTGACGACCTTTTTACAATTACTGAAGAAGAACTTCTTAAACTTCCTGACTTTGGTGAGAAGATGGCAAAAAGCGTTGTGACCTTTTTCCGTCAAGATCAAACTAAGCACCTAATTGAAAGGCTCAAAAAAGCAGGGGTTAATACTGTAGCTGAGAAGAAAGCAAAATCGGACATTTTAAAAGGATATACATTTGTGCTAACAGGTGCTCTTTCAAAGTACTCAAGAAGCCAAGCAAAAGAGATTTTAGAGTCTTTGGGTGCAAGAGTGAGTGAAAGTGTCTCTAAGAAGACTACTGCTGTGATTGTTGGTGAGGACCCTGGCAGCAAACTTACAAAAGCCCAAGAGCTAAACGTAAAGATTTTGTATGAGCAAGATTTTGAAAGACTCATTTCTGCAAAGTCACACGAAGAGGTTGAAAAGATTTTAATGGAGTGA
- a CDS encoding Nif3-like dinuclear metal center hexameric protein: MVSIQEIATFLENYFPKKLSYDWDNVGLQVGSFSAKVDSILICVDVTEDVLNEAKDLGVRLIISHHPLIFQGLKSIKDDTPEGRLIIDAIKSDIAILSFHTNADVSKHGINFYLAKLLNLENIEGLSVKQKKEYFKIVVYVPSEYKEKVLEAMAQEGAGFIGKYSHCFFGVEGQGCFKPQEGANPFVGKIGELERVDEVRLESIVPEDKLKNVIKAMLKAHPYEEVAYDIYRLENEISYECIGVIGQRSIEAENLIKELKEKLNLSFVKASLIKNQFKKIAIVSGSGKDFIKDVYFKGADCFISGEIGHHGILLARSLGLSTIEIGHYESEKVFIDIVFELFDKFDKKDKLKIYKSQVNTSYAKIY; encoded by the coding sequence ATGGTAAGCATCCAAGAAATTGCAACGTTTTTGGAAAACTACTTTCCTAAGAAACTCTCATATGATTGGGACAATGTAGGGCTTCAGGTAGGTAGTTTTTCAGCAAAGGTAGACTCAATATTGATTTGTGTTGATGTCACAGAGGATGTTTTAAATGAGGCAAAAGACCTTGGGGTGAGACTCATTATCTCACATCATCCTTTAATCTTTCAGGGGTTAAAATCAATCAAAGATGACACACCTGAGGGAAGATTAATAATAGATGCTATAAAAAGTGATATAGCTATTTTATCTTTTCATACAAATGCAGATGTTTCAAAGCATGGTATAAATTTTTATCTTGCAAAGCTATTAAACCTTGAGAATATAGAAGGCTTGAGTGTAAAACAAAAAAAAGAGTATTTTAAGATTGTTGTATATGTACCATCAGAATACAAAGAAAAAGTGTTAGAAGCCATGGCGCAAGAAGGTGCCGGGTTTATTGGAAAGTATAGTCACTGCTTTTTTGGAGTTGAAGGGCAAGGTTGTTTTAAGCCGCAGGAAGGTGCAAATCCTTTTGTAGGAAAGATTGGTGAGCTTGAGAGGGTGGACGAGGTAAGGCTTGAGAGCATTGTTCCAGAGGATAAGCTAAAAAATGTGATAAAAGCCATGCTAAAAGCCCATCCGTATGAGGAGGTTGCGTATGATATATACAGGCTTGAAAATGAGATTTCGTATGAGTGTATAGGTGTTATTGGACAAAGGAGTATTGAAGCTGAAAATCTTATAAAGGAATTGAAAGAAAAACTTAATCTCTCATTTGTAAAAGCGAGTCTTATAAAAAATCAGTTTAAGAAGATTGCAATTGTTAGTGGCTCTGGAAAGGATTTTATAAAGGATGTTTATTTTAAAGGTGCTGACTGTTTCATTTCTGGTGAGATAGGGCATCATGGGATACTTTTAGCAAGGTCGCTTGGACTTAGTACAATTGAGATTGGTCATTATGAGAGTGAAAAGGTTTTTATTGACATAGTTTTTGAGCTCTTTGACAAATTTGATAAAAAGGATAAATTAAAAATATACAAATCACAAGTAAATACAAGTTATGCTAAGATTTACTGA
- a CDS encoding tRNA (adenine(22)-N(1))-methyltransferase: MYSKRIEAILKILEKCTTLADIGCDHGYVAVEAIKRGLALRVFAVDINQKPLQKAIELSKKEGVFNKIEFFVGNGFEPIREPVDQAVIAGMGGETISNILSSAKDKVKNTKLILQPMKDIELLRRWLFENGFDIKEEFVVNDKERFYVIMKTEKSFNIEYSEIDVYVGRHVRNKSKESLEYLLRKKEKLKKIAEMKKENKKDFSEEKKVLEMIEEVLNEW, encoded by the coding sequence GTGTACTCAAAGCGAATAGAAGCAATTTTGAAAATTTTAGAAAAGTGCACCACGCTTGCTGACATTGGCTGTGACCATGGCTATGTTGCTGTTGAGGCAATAAAAAGAGGGCTTGCATTGAGGGTATTTGCAGTTGATATAAATCAAAAACCTCTTCAAAAAGCAATAGAACTTTCAAAAAAAGAAGGAGTTTTTAATAAAATAGAGTTTTTTGTGGGAAACGGATTTGAACCGATTAGAGAGCCAGTTGACCAAGCTGTTATTGCTGGAATGGGTGGAGAGACAATCTCAAATATTTTGTCTTCTGCTAAAGACAAGGTTAAAAACACAAAGCTCATTTTGCAGCCCATGAAGGATATAGAACTTTTAAGAAGATGGCTTTTTGAAAATGGATTTGATATAAAAGAGGAATTTGTTGTAAATGATAAAGAAAGATTCTACGTAATAATGAAAACAGAAAAGTCATTTAATATTGAATATTCGGAGATTGACGTATATGTAGGAAGACACGTTCGCAATAAGAGCAAGGAATCATTAGAATACCTTTTGAGAAAAAAGGAGAAACTGAAAAAAATAGCAGAGATGAAGAAAGAAAATAAAAAAGATTTTTCGGAAGAAAAAAAGGTCTTAGAGATGATTGAGGAGGTTTTAAATGAATGGTAA
- a CDS encoding glycoside hydrolase family 88 protein, whose protein sequence is MKKGMKRLVLPSLNTKHLFRMTDSTGILQHAKFSVPNYKEGYTTDDNARALIVALRLFEKTGDKAYLDLVYRYMAFLYNSYTDDGYFRNFMNYSRVFIDEKGTEDCFARSLIALSYVYSSDVLDSSIKELSYVMLKRSLRNVLELKYPISMAYAIIALSMLHDIKEFSNEAKMYLEALSEKLLNLYKKHSDENWKWFSNKLTYANAILPYALFRAFAVTEKERYLKVAKESLDFLTTILFENGILRVIGNRGWYEKGKERSYFDEQPIDACDCVLAYTEAYKITEDKEYKEKALKAFRWFLGENVHKQPLYDEKTGGCRDGIEEDGINQNQGAESTICYLLARLYIEDLIKSEEKSKEVV, encoded by the coding sequence ATGAAGAAAGGTATGAAACGCCTTGTCCTACCTTCGTTAAACACAAAGCACCTGTTTAGAATGACAGATTCAACTGGTATTTTGCAGCATGCAAAATTCTCTGTGCCAAACTACAAAGAAGGATATACAACAGATGACAACGCACGAGCTTTAATTGTTGCACTCAGGCTTTTTGAAAAGACAGGTGACAAGGCATATTTAGATTTGGTTTACAGATACATGGCATTTTTGTATAATAGCTATACCGACGATGGATATTTCAGAAACTTTATGAACTACTCAAGGGTGTTTATTGACGAAAAGGGAACAGAGGACTGTTTTGCAAGGTCACTGATAGCCCTCTCTTATGTCTATTCTTCTGATGTGCTTGACAGCAGCATAAAAGAGCTCTCATATGTAATGTTAAAGCGATCACTCAGAAACGTCCTTGAACTAAAATATCCTATCAGTATGGCATACGCGATCATAGCTCTGTCTATGCTGCATGACATTAAAGAATTTTCAAATGAGGCAAAGATGTATTTAGAAGCCCTTTCAGAAAAACTGCTCAACCTTTACAAAAAGCATTCTGATGAAAATTGGAAATGGTTTTCTAACAAGCTCACATATGCAAATGCCATACTTCCATATGCACTTTTTAGAGCATTTGCAGTAACCGAAAAAGAAAGGTATTTGAAGGTTGCAAAAGAGTCACTTGATTTTCTTACAACCATTTTATTTGAAAATGGAATTTTGCGTGTGATTGGTAACAGAGGCTGGTATGAAAAGGGGAAAGAGCGTTCATACTTTGATGAGCAGCCAATAGATGCATGTGACTGTGTACTTGCGTATACAGAGGCGTATAAGATTACTGAAGATAAAGAGTACAAAGAAAAAGCACTAAAAGCGTTTAGATGGTTTTTGGGCGAAAATGTCCACAAACAGCCTTTGTACGATGAAAAAACTGGCGGGTGTAGAGATGGAATTGAAGAAGATGGAATAAATCAAAACCAAGGTGCAGAGTCTACAATTTGCTACCTTTTAGCAAGACTTTACATTGAAGATTTGATAAAAAGTGAAGAGAAGAGCAAAGAGGTTGTGTAA
- a CDS encoding glycosyltransferase family 4 protein, translating into MSIKPVFVSTYPPRECGIATFTQDLVNAIEKYNDVRHCYVIALSKDKHLYDNRVLYDINQDKFSNYVKAANLINVSDIDVVIIEHEYGIFGGEDGDYIVPFVKLIKKPIITTFHTVLKNPTAKQFEILKKLADASYKVITMAKTTKEILTDVYDIEEEKIEIVHHGVPYMDLEDKETLKRKYNLGGKRVISTFGLISPGKGLEYAIQAMDKVRREFPDTVYLILGQTHPNIKRLKGEEYRDKLVNLVRELKLENNVIFVDKYLTKREIMEYLRLSDIYLTPYIGREQAVSGTLAYAIGSGKAIVSTPYTYAQEMLSDGRGMLVEFEDAHSIADAIITLLRDENLRKEIEKKTLEIGKEMYWHNVAKRMIDIFYDVVQLNKKVGVIA; encoded by the coding sequence GTGTCTATCAAACCAGTTTTTGTAAGCACTTATCCCCCAAGAGAATGTGGTATTGCCACATTTACACAAGATTTGGTAAATGCAATTGAAAAATATAATGATGTAAGACATTGTTATGTAATTGCACTTAGCAAGGACAAACATCTTTATGACAATAGAGTTTTGTATGATATAAATCAAGATAAATTTTCTAATTATGTAAAAGCTGCTAATTTAATTAATGTGTCAGATATTGATGTTGTTATAATTGAGCATGAGTATGGTATATTTGGTGGGGAGGATGGGGACTATATAGTTCCATTTGTAAAGCTTATCAAAAAGCCAATCATTACAACATTCCACACAGTTTTGAAAAATCCAACAGCAAAACAATTTGAGATACTCAAAAAACTTGCTGATGCAAGCTACAAGGTAATAACTATGGCAAAGACAACAAAAGAGATATTGACGGATGTATACGACATTGAAGAGGAGAAGATAGAGATAGTTCACCATGGAGTACCATATATGGACTTAGAAGATAAAGAAACCTTAAAAAGAAAATACAATCTTGGTGGGAAAAGGGTTATAAGCACATTTGGACTAATTAGTCCCGGCAAGGGTTTGGAGTATGCTATACAAGCTATGGACAAAGTAAGAAGGGAATTTCCGGATACAGTGTATTTGATTTTGGGTCAGACACATCCAAATATAAAGAGGCTCAAAGGTGAAGAGTACAGAGACAAGCTTGTAAATTTGGTAAGAGAATTAAAATTAGAAAACAATGTGATATTTGTTGACAAGTATCTTACAAAAAGAGAGATAATGGAATACCTGCGCCTATCCGATATCTACCTCACTCCTTACATAGGGAGGGAGCAGGCGGTATCAGGGACACTGGCATATGCAATTGGCAGCGGCAAGGCAATAGTATCAACACCATACACTTACGCACAAGAGATGCTCTCTGACGGAAGAGGAATGCTGGTTGAATTTGAAGATGCTCACTCTATTGCAGATGCTATCATAACCCTCTTGAGGGATGAAAACCTCAGGAAAGAGATTGAGAAAAAGACGTTGGAGATTGGAAAAGAGATGTACTGGCACAATGTTGCAAAAAGGATGATTGATATATTCTACGATGTAGTACAGCTTAATAAGAAGGTTGGGGTGATAGCATGA
- a CDS encoding metal-sensitive transcriptional regulator: MDELYKEKENLLLRLRKIEGQIKGIQKMIENDKSCNEVLTQIAAVKAALNKVGAIILEKYSKSCIAEYKNTENEKSIDELIETLLRFIK; this comes from the coding sequence ATGGATGAGCTCTATAAAGAAAAAGAAAATCTGCTTTTGAGACTTCGCAAAATTGAAGGACAAATAAAGGGTATTCAGAAGATGATTGAAAATGACAAGTCGTGTAATGAGGTTTTAACTCAAATAGCAGCTGTCAAGGCTGCGCTCAACAAGGTAGGTGCAATTATTCTTGAAAAGTATTCAAAGTCATGTATTGCTGAGTACAAAAACACCGAAAATGAAAAAAGCATTGATGAGCTGATAGAAACCTTACTAAGGTTTATCAAATAA
- the trxA gene encoding thioredoxin: MANNIVTLTSENFEREVLQSDIPVVVDFWAAWCGPCRMVAPVIEELAQEYAGKVKFAKLNVDDYGDIAYAFRIMSIPTIMLFKNGQAVDKIIGARPKSDFVNFINRNL; encoded by the coding sequence ATGGCAAACAACATTGTAACTTTAACAAGCGAAAACTTTGAAAGGGAAGTATTACAATCGGATATCCCTGTAGTTGTTGATTTTTGGGCTGCATGGTGTGGACCATGCAGAATGGTTGCGCCTGTTATTGAAGAGCTCGCTCAAGAGTATGCTGGCAAAGTCAAGTTCGCAAAATTAAATGTTGATGACTATGGCGATATTGCATATGCATTTAGAATTATGAGTATACCAACTATCATGCTCTTTAAAAATGGTCAAGCTGTTGACAAGATAATTGGTGCAAGACCAAAGAGTGATTTTGTAAACTTCATAAACAGAAACTTATAA
- a CDS encoding SIMPL domain-containing protein translates to MKTKKLKAILMVIVLLFVSVFIFSLWRAEASSAPASQAKTEINVKGVASVFAEPDIAVVTFGVLSEDISADAAYSKTSSKINKIIDAIKKLGIDSKDIKTLRISVYPKYSYNKDNNTSKIVGFYASTDLRITIRNIFQVGKVIDSAFKNGANTFSDLRFDISNVAPYYNQALAKALENAKEKANVLAKGLGVSLGKPRIVNENTYVNAPPIVYKTQEMALSASSSQVQAGTIEIKAEVTLTY, encoded by the coding sequence GTGAAAACAAAAAAATTAAAAGCAATCCTAATGGTAATTGTGCTGTTGTTTGTAAGCGTTTTTATATTTTCTCTATGGAGAGCAGAAGCCTCGTCAGCTCCAGCATCTCAGGCAAAGACAGAGATAAATGTTAAAGGAGTAGCTTCAGTTTTTGCAGAGCCTGACATTGCAGTTGTGACGTTTGGTGTTTTGAGTGAAGATATTAGTGCAGATGCTGCTTATTCCAAAACATCTTCAAAGATAAACAAAATAATAGATGCAATAAAAAAACTTGGCATTGATTCAAAGGATATAAAGACACTTAGAATTAGCGTTTACCCAAAATACTCGTATAACAAAGACAACAATACATCAAAGATAGTTGGGTTTTATGCATCAACAGACCTGAGAATCACAATAAGAAATATATTCCAAGTAGGGAAAGTTATTGACAGTGCATTTAAAAACGGCGCAAATACATTTTCTGATCTGCGATTTGATATTTCAAACGTAGCACCATACTATAATCAAGCCCTTGCAAAGGCACTTGAAAATGCAAAAGAAAAAGCAAATGTTCTGGCAAAAGGGCTTGGGGTTAGTTTAGGAAAACCAAGAATTGTGAACGAAAATACCTATGTAAACGCACCACCAATTGTATACAAGACTCAGGAGATGGCACTTTCAGCGTCATCTTCACAAGTACAAGCAGGGACAATAGAAATAAAAGCAGAGGTTACGCTTACTTACTAA